CGGCGAGGAGGGACTTCTGGAGGTCGGCCACCGCGGACGCCACCTCGGCGAACCGCGCGTTCACCTGCTCCACCTCGGACTGGTTGCTGCCCTGGGTGGCGGCCCGGAGCAGGTCCTGGGCGTCGTCGGCGAGGTCGGCGGCCTGCTGGAGCGCGCTCACGCTCTGGTTCGCCTTCTCGATGGCCTGCTGGATCGAGCCACGGACGTCTTCGATGCTGGCCATGTCGGGTACCGGCCCTCCTGGGAAACCTGGTGTTCCTATTGTTGAAAGTAGTACCTAAATTGTGGTGTTCCACAAGCAAGATCGGCTGACCGGGTGGAGGCGCGAATCCACTCGATCGGATCAACGAAGTCCACTTCAGCCGGGCACCGTCCACACGAATGCCGAGGCCGGTGTCGCGGTGAGTTCCAGAGCGGTTATCCCGGCTGGTGGGACGGGTGCGGCTGACCAGCGCGCCACCGCCGAGGGCCCCGACCACGACGGTTCCGACCACCCCGAAAGGCCCAGCGACGCCACCGCCTCCCGTAGCGCCACGTCAGGGGAATTCGTGCTCGAACCGAGGTCCACGTGCACTCTCAGTAGGGGTCCGTGCGGGGCCACCCGGGTGATCTTGCCATTCCGCGCGACCCGGCTGGCCACGGCCCGTGCCTGCCACTCGGCGCCGGCCGACCGGTCCGTGGCCACGTCCACCCGGAGCAGCAGCCTGGTGCCGGAGTCGAGCTCGCGCTCCTCCGCCGCCGGGGGCTCCGGCTCGACCCGCTCCCGGTGCTGCGGGTCGCCGCCCGCCCACGCCTCCACCAGCAGCCGCTCCACGCCCGGCAGCACCTCGTCGAGCAGCGCCGGGTCCTCCAGCACGGTCCACGCGGTGGGCGGCTCGCACGCCACCCGCGGCGTGGGGAACCCGTCGCCGAGCTGCCGCACGAACGCCCGCACGGCGCGGGCGAGCGCGCCGGCCACGTTCTGGCCGACCCGCTCGCCGCTGACCAGGTCGATGGTGACCGACCAGCAGCCGGGCTCCTCGTCCGAGCAGTCGGACACCCGCGCGACCCGCCCGCCGACGCGGCGCAGCAACGCGTCGCAGGCCGCCCGCGCCCGCCGCTCGTCGTCGGCCGCCACCACCGCGGTGATCAGCAGCTCCAGGTCATCTCCGGCCATCTCGGGGTGAAATTGTCCACGATCGGCGCGGGCGCCGTCAGCGGCCCGCTCCGGTGGGCCGGCCGGCGGGACCGCGGGACCGGGCGGAACGGTCGCGGGCGGCTTCGCGCGCCGGCTTCGGTGCCCGCTTCGGTGCCGGGGCGGTCCGGCGGGCCGGGAACCCCGCGCGACGCGTCCCACCGGGCTCTAGCGCTTCGCGCCGGCGATGTCGACGACACGGTCGGGTAGTCCCTGTGGACCGCCCGCCGTCACCCACAAGGTCACCCTTGCGAACACCGCTCGTGATGGCCGCTGATCAGGCGGTTTTCGCAGGACAAACGGGAGTTCACACGATGCGGTCGGCGCCCGGCGGGGTCCGGTTGACCGAGGTAACGATGTTCTGCGCAAGGCCCCGCACACACAGACCCAGGAGGTCTCACCATGTTGCGCAGCATCATCCGACTCGTGGTCGCCGGCGCCGCGGCGCTGCCGATCCTGATCGGTGCCGCCGGCGTCGCCTCGGCCGACGCCGCCGACTACGACAACGGCTACGTGTCCGCCTCGGACGAGGGCTCGTACGTCTACCAGGTCTACTCGGGTTCCTCCGAGGAGGGGGACTACGCGTACTACCTGGAGGGCGCGCTGTACGCGGGCCACGAGGGCGCCGGCTACCTGAACACGGACTCGTTCGCGAACGAGGACGGTGCGTGCTACCACAACAGCTGGGGGTGGGCCGGTGATGACGGCTCGGCCGTCGGCCACACCAACAGCAGCGCCCACGACGAGAGCTACGTCGACTACGACGACGACTCGGACTACGGCGACTACGACGATGACGACTACGACGACGGCTACCACGACGACGGCGACTGGGACGACTACGGGGACAACTGAGTCGGCTCCTGAGTGACCGACGGGTGGGGTGGCGCCCGCGCCTGCCGCTCCACCCGTCCGGCGCGGCCCGCCCGTCCCCGCGGCCGGTTCCGGCGCACCGGGTGCCCCGTGGCGGGCACCCGACGGGGTCGGGCCGGGTCGGGCGCGTCGTCCGGGCACCGGGGAAGCGGTGCGACCGCGCCGGCGCGGGAGGGCGCGGACGCGGCGGTGGCCGCACGACGCGTCCGCGCGGCCCGGGGTGTCGGCGAGCGGCGGTTCGGGGCGGCACCCGGGAGCCGGCCCCGAGCGGCCGACCCCACCACCGGGCCGCGCCCGCCGGGGACGGCGGGTCGACCCGCCCGAGCCCCCACCGGACCCCGGTGCCCGCCGCACCGGTCCGCTCGCGGTACCGCCGGGCGCGTGCCTCCCCGCCGGCCGGACGCGGCGGCTCAGCCCTCCGCCAGCACCCGCCGGACGAACCCGACCACGTCGGCCAGCACCTCGTCCGAGTTGGTCTCGTTGAACACCTCGTGCCGCGCACCGGGGTAGATCCGCTCCTCGAACCGCAGCCCGCGCAGCCGGTCGGTGCCGGTGCGGGTGTCGGCCAGGGGCACCAGCTCGTCGGCGTCGCCGTGCAGCCACAGCGTGGGCAGGTGCTCCAGCGTGGGCCCGTAGTTCACCTCGTCGAGCGCCCGCTCCAGCGCCTCCAGCGTCTCCCGCCGGAACGGCCCGTGCCAGACCAGCGGGTCGGCGGCGTACCACTTGCCCACCTCGGGGTCGCGGGAGAGCGCGTCCGGGTCGACCGGCGCGTCGGGCACCTCCGGCAGCGAGAGCGCGTCCACCCCCTGCCACGTGCCCAGCACGGGTGCGGAGAGCACCAGCGCGGCCAGCGGGTGCAGCTGCGCGTAGCGGGCGGCGACCAGCCCGCCCACGCCGTGCCCGACGAGCACCACCGGCAGGTCGACGGCCGCCGACGAGACCGCGGCCGCCACGTCGGCGACCACGCCGTCGAAGTCGGTGACCAGGGCCCGCTCGCCGGCCGAGCCGCCGTGCCCGACGAGGTCGGGCGCCACCACCAGGGCACCCGCCGCCACCAGGGCGTCGGCCACGTGCCCGTACCGGCCGCCGTGCTCGCCGTGCCCGTGCACGAGGACGGCCAGCCAGGAGGCGTCGAGGTTGGACCAGGTGCGGACCGCGAGCTCACCCGCGTGGCCCGGGACGTTGGACTCGATCACCTAGGCAGCGTAGAACGCGCTGATCTCGATGCGCCCACCGCCGCACACCGGCCCCAGCCCCCACTCCAGGCTCATCGGCTGGGTGTCGTCCGGCGGGATGGCCCTGGCCCGCGCCGCCTCGGGCTGGCACGGCCCGTCCACCGGCTCCGCGTCGGTCGGCACCACGGTCCAGTGCAGGTTGGCCGCCGCCCTGGCCTTCGGGGGCACCACGACCGGCGCCGGCCCGGGGTCGGGCGTGCGCTGGAGGTCGGTGGGCACCGGCTGCCCGGAGGCGTCGAGGAGCTGGAGGCCGCTGTACCCGCTGAGGGTGCACGGCGCCGGCCCGTTGTTGGTCACCACGAGCTTGGCGTACCGGTTGCCCGCGCCCGAGTCGCCGGGCTGCACCTCGGCCGCCAGCACCGCGGCGGTGCACCGGCCGGACGCCTGGGGGGTCGACGCGGCGGGCGTCGACGCCGGCGTGGGCGCCGGCGGCGCGGCCGCCGTGGTACCGCTCCCCGAGCCGGGCGCCACCGGAACCGTCGACCGCCCGGCCTGCTGGTCGGGGTTGCCGCACGCGGTGAGCGCGACCGCGAGGGCGCCGAACGCGACGAGTCGCCTCATGATCCACCTCCTGGCTCGGACGAGTGGTCCTACCCCGAGGACGTACCCGGCAGCCGGTGGGTTGGCTCGATCGGCGAAAAATTCACCGGATCGGGGAAATCACGGGCGGTTCTCGACCCAGCCGTCGCCGAGCACGGGCATGTCGTCGCCCACCTCGGAGGTCCACAGGTAGGTCCAGCAGACCCGCCCGTCGGGCAGCGCGACGCGGACGCGCGTGTACTCGTCGCCCTCGTACCCGTCGAGCACGGGCAGGGCGTCCTCGGGGTTGGCCAGCCGCAGCAGGTGGCCGGGCACGTCCGGGCCGCCCGCGGGCCGCAGCGCGGGGTAGCCCCGGCCGGTGTCGTGCAGCACGCCGGGCAGCCGGGCGGGCACCGGGTCGCCCAGCACGAACGGCTCGACCAGGTGCCACGCGCTCATGCCGGGCTGGAGGGTGCCGTAGACGAACAGCCGGTCGGGCCAGTCGTCCGGCGACGGGTCGCCGTGCACCGGGGTCACGTCCAGGCCGTCGGTGTCGGCGGGCCGCCCGCCCAGCCGGTGGGCGCGGCGCTGGTCCACGTCGGCGCAGCGCACCGGCCTGCCGTTGACCAGCAGGGGCATCCGCCTGCGGCCCGCGCCGGTGTAGGCCAGCACGGAGTCGACCACGCCGCCGTTGAACAGGGTGACCCGGCCGGTGCGCAGCCGGACGAGCCGGTAGCGCAGGCCCCGGCCCTCGCAGCGGTCGAGCACCCGCAGCTGCTCCGCGGTGGCGAACCACACCGCGTGCTCCTCCTCGACGCCCGGCGCGGCGGCGAGCGTCGCCGGCCGCTGGCCGTCGGTCTTGCGCAGGCCCGCCGCCCACACCGCGGCGATCCCCTCGCAGCGGGCCCTCAGCACCACCGCCGGGCCGGTGAGTCCGAGTTCCTCGCGCAGCCACGTGACCTTGGCGGGGTTGGCGTTGGAGCCGTAGGCCAGCACCGGCATCCGGCCCGCCAGGGGCGGTTCGCCGTGCGCGGCCAGCCAGTCGTCGAGGTCCCGCCCGTCCGGGGCGACGCGCCACCCCGACACGGCGCCCGGGTCGGGGGTGACCGGCCAGCCGGCGCCGTCGAGGTGCACGAAGCAGTGTCCCGGCCGAGCTCCCGGATAGGGCTCGGCCGGGTGACTATCGTCCGTGAAGGGCTGCGTCATGACCCCATTCTGGCAAAGCTCACGTGGAATTCACCGGGCGTTGGGTTCGCCGGTTCGGGCAGAGGTCCGACGTCCGGGCCTCCCGACCGGGGCGAACACCGACGACCGGTCCGTCTCGGGCGGTACGGGTCGGAGGACTGGACGTGACCTGTCACACGTTCTCCGCGCGCCGCGCGTCGTAGGCCCGCTGGGCCGCGACCAGGCTCGGGAGGTTGTCCTCGATCCAGGTGAACAGTCCGCTGATCCGCTCCGCGATCTGGGTACCCAGAGGGGTGAGGGAGTAGTCCACCCGCGGTGGGATCACCGGGTGGACCTCGCGGTGCACCAGGCCGTCGCGCTCCAGCGCCTGCAGCGTCTGGGCGAGCATCTTCTCGCTCACGCCGGCCACCTCGCGGCGCAGCTCGCCGAACCGCAGCCCGCCGCCCAGCAGCCTGGCGAGCACGAGGGTGCCCCACCGGCTCGTGGCGTGGTCGGCGATCAGGCGGGACGGGCAGTTGTGGTCGTACACATCACCCCGGGTATCCACGCGCCCCACCCTAGCTGGATGCTTTCCGATCCGTAAGTACCCAACGAAAAGGTAGGTACTTTCGAATAGTTAGCTTTCGCCCTAGCGTCGGCGGCATGAAGACGTTGATCACCGGCGCGGCCGGTCACCTCGGTTCCGCGATCCTGCGGCACGCCCTCGAGCGCATCCCGGCCGAGCGGCTGGCCGTGTCCACCCGCCGGCCCGAACAGCTCGGCGACGTCGGCGTCGAGGTGCGCGCCGGCGACTTCGCCGGCGACCTCTCGCGGACCTTCGAGGGGGTGGACAGGCTGCTCATCGTGTCCGCGGACGGCCCGGACGAGCAGCGCACCGCCGCCCAGCGGGCCGCCGTGCGCGCCGCCGCCGAGGCGGGGGTCCGGCACCTGGTCTACACCTCGGTCACCGACGCCGACACCTCGCCGCTGGTCCTGGCCGCGGTGCACAAGGCCACCGAGGAGGCGATCCGGGAGAGCGGCGTGCCGTTCACCTTCCTGCGCAACGGCATGTACCACGAGAACTACCTCCACCCCGGCCCGATCACCACCGCCGCGGGCGACGGGCGGGTCGCCAGCGCGGCCCGGGACGACCTGGCGCTGGCCGCGGCGGTCGTGCTGAGCACCCCGGGTCACGAGGGCGCGGTCTACGAGCTGACCGGGCCGCGGGCGTGGAGCTTCGACGAGCTGGCCGCGCTGCGGGGCACCACGCACACCAGGGTGACCGCGGCCGAGCGGGTCGCCGCGCTGGAGGGCTTCGGCCTGCCCGGCTTCCTGGCCGAGCTGCTGACCGACATCGAGGTCAACATCGGGCGCGGGGTGCTCGCCGACGTGCGGCCGGACCTGGAGAAGCTGATCGGCCGCCCGGCGACCACGATCGAGGACGCCGTGCGCGCCCGGTAACGGCGGAGGGGCCGCCGGGCGGCGGCCCCTCAGGTCTGGTCCAGCATCAGCGCCGCGTCGATCTCCCGGTGCGCCTTCGGGTGCTCCTCCCACCACTTCGCGTAGCCGGGGTTGCGGGGCAGCACCGCCCGGTACGCGCGGGCCGCGGCGGCGAACACGTCGTGGGCCCGCCCGGCGGCGGGTCCCTCGCGCCGGGTGGCCAGCATCAGGTCCACCATGATCGGCGCGCCGCGCAGGGGCCGGACGACGATCCCGTCGCCGCTGCGCGACTGGGGCAGCGCGAACGACACCGCGCCGTTGGCGACCAGGCTGCGCGCGGTGCTGGCCTCGGTGACGTGGTGGGTGAGGCGGGGCGTGAACCCGGCCTCCGCGCACGCGGTGAAGATCTGGATGCGGTTGCCGACGAACTCGTCCGGCGGCGACACCCAGTCCCGGTCGGCCAGCCGCGCCAGCTCCACCTCCTCCTGCGCGGCCAGCGGGTCGTCCTCCGGCAGCGCCACGAACTGCGGCTCGCTGACCAGCCGCCGGATCTCCAGGCCGCGCAGCTCGCGCCGCTCCAGCCCCTCGAACCGGTCCAGCACCCCCAGGTGGACCTGCCCGGACACCAGCAGCTCCAGCAGGTCCGACGCGCCGGGCGCGATCTCGGTGCGGACCCCCGTGCACGGGATCACCCGCCGCAGCTCCTCCACGAAGTGCCCGAAGAACAGCGTGGGCACCCCGCCGACCAGCAGCGGACCGGGCGTGCCGTCCCGGCTGCGCTGCCGGGCCAGGCAGACGAGCTGGTCCACCTCGTCGAGCACCAGCCGGGCCGTGCCGACGACCTGCCTGCCCAGGTCGGTGGGCGGCGAGCCGCCGGGGGTGCGGTCGAACAGCCTGCCGCCGACGATCCGCTCGACGGTGCGCAGCTGGGCGCTCATCGCGGGCTGCGTGAGCCCCAGTCGGGTGGCGGCCTTGGTCAGGCTGCCCTCTTCGGCGATCGCGCAGACCGCGCGCAGGTGGCGGAGTTCCAGCTCGGGCATAAAACCTGTGTATCCCCCTTTCGTATGAGCCGCCAGCCTCCACGGGCGTCATAGTTGGCGGAGTCCCCAGCGTTGTGGAGGAGAACGGATGCGCCGCTTGAGCCAGATCTACTAGGAGTGCGGCAGGAGCCATGGCCGCGCCGGACCACGTCCTCACCGACGGGACCGGGCGATCCCCGGGTTCACCGCTTACGCGGGCGGTGCCCGGGTGGCGCCGGGGGTCCGGTGGCGCGCCAGGGGGTGCGTGGCGGACGTCCCCACCCCGTTCGGGGCCGCCGGTCGTGACTGCGGAGTAGCGACCGGCGGCCCCGTCGCACCTCCCCGTCCGGCGGGCGGGCCGTCTCCTCGGTAACGTCGGTGGCATGTCAGTGGTGGACAGCCCCGTCGACTGGGTGAACGAGCACATCCGCAGGTACGTCGAGACCGGTGGCGCCGAGGGGCACGAGTGGCGCCCCGGCGTCTACACGCTCCTGCTGACCACGAAGGGCCGCAAGTCCGGCCAGCCGCGCCGCACCGCGCTGATCTACCAGCCGCACGGCGACGCCTACGTGGTGATCGCCTCCAACGGCGGCTCGCCCGACCACCCGGCCTGGTTCAAGAACGTCCAGCGGGACGACTCGGTCGAGGTCCAGGTGGCCGCGGACGTGTTCCGCGCGCGGGCGCGGGTGGCGACCGCCGAGGAG
This portion of the Saccharothrix syringae genome encodes:
- a CDS encoding alpha/beta fold hydrolase — encoded protein: MIESNVPGHAGELAVRTWSNLDASWLAVLVHGHGEHGGRYGHVADALVAAGALVVAPDLVGHGGSAGERALVTDFDGVVADVAAAVSSAAVDLPVVLVGHGVGGLVAARYAQLHPLAALVLSAPVLGTWQGVDALSLPEVPDAPVDPDALSRDPEVGKWYAADPLVWHGPFRRETLEALERALDEVNYGPTLEHLPTLWLHGDADELVPLADTRTGTDRLRGLRFEERIYPGARHEVFNETNSDEVLADVVGFVRRVLAEG
- a CDS encoding DUF4232 domain-containing protein, encoding MRRLVAFGALAVALTACGNPDQQAGRSTVPVAPGSGSGTTAAAPPAPTPASTPAASTPQASGRCTAAVLAAEVQPGDSGAGNRYAKLVVTNNGPAPCTLSGYSGLQLLDASGQPVPTDLQRTPDPGPAPVVVPPKARAAANLHWTVVPTDAEPVDGPCQPEAARARAIPPDDTQPMSLEWGLGPVCGGGRIEISAFYAA
- a CDS encoding gamma-glutamylcyclotransferase family protein, with product MHLDGAGWPVTPDPGAVSGWRVAPDGRDLDDWLAAHGEPPLAGRMPVLAYGSNANPAKVTWLREELGLTGPAVVLRARCEGIAAVWAAGLRKTDGQRPATLAAAPGVEEEHAVWFATAEQLRVLDRCEGRGLRYRLVRLRTGRVTLFNGGVVDSVLAYTGAGRRRMPLLVNGRPVRCADVDQRRAHRLGGRPADTDGLDVTPVHGDPSPDDWPDRLFVYGTLQPGMSAWHLVEPFVLGDPVPARLPGVLHDTGRGYPALRPAGGPDVPGHLLRLANPEDALPVLDGYEGDEYTRVRVALPDGRVCWTYLWTSEVGDDMPVLGDGWVENRP
- a CDS encoding winged helix-turn-helix transcriptional regulator gives rise to the protein MDTRGDVYDHNCPSRLIADHATSRWGTLVLARLLGGGLRFGELRREVAGVSEKMLAQTLQALERDGLVHREVHPVIPPRVDYSLTPLGTQIAERISGLFTWIEDNLPSLVAAQRAYDARRAENV
- a CDS encoding NAD(P)H-binding protein codes for the protein MKTLITGAAGHLGSAILRHALERIPAERLAVSTRRPEQLGDVGVEVRAGDFAGDLSRTFEGVDRLLIVSADGPDEQRTAAQRAAVRAAAEAGVRHLVYTSVTDADTSPLVLAAVHKATEEAIRESGVPFTFLRNGMYHENYLHPGPITTAAGDGRVASAARDDLALAAAVVLSTPGHEGAVYELTGPRAWSFDELAALRGTTHTRVTAAERVAALEGFGLPGFLAELLTDIEVNIGRGVLADVRPDLEKLIGRPATTIEDAVRAR
- a CDS encoding LysR family transcriptional regulator, translating into MPELELRHLRAVCAIAEEGSLTKAATRLGLTQPAMSAQLRTVERIVGGRLFDRTPGGSPPTDLGRQVVGTARLVLDEVDQLVCLARQRSRDGTPGPLLVGGVPTLFFGHFVEELRRVIPCTGVRTEIAPGASDLLELLVSGQVHLGVLDRFEGLERRELRGLEIRRLVSEPQFVALPEDDPLAAQEEVELARLADRDWVSPPDEFVGNRIQIFTACAEAGFTPRLTHHVTEASTARSLVANGAVSFALPQSRSGDGIVVRPLRGAPIMVDLMLATRREGPAAGRAHDVFAAAARAYRAVLPRNPGYAKWWEEHPKAHREIDAALMLDQT
- a CDS encoding nitroreductase family deazaflavin-dependent oxidoreductase, encoding MSVVDSPVDWVNEHIRRYVETGGAEGHEWRPGVYTLLLTTKGRKSGQPRRTALIYQPHGDAYVVIASNGGSPDHPAWFKNVQRDDSVEVQVAADVFRARARVATAEERPELWRLMNEVWPAYEEYAAKTDREIPVVVLERV